One genomic window of Halorubrum hochsteinianum includes the following:
- the rimI gene encoding ribosomal protein S18-alanine N-acetyltransferase, whose protein sequence is MSVADVTIRQAERADLLAVVRIERACFADPWPHDAFERLLGEPAFLVAERAGAVVGFVVADRTPNHGRDIGHVKDLAVHPDARGEGTGRALLRSALARLRATGVAVARLEVREGNDPARSLYADEGFDPIRRVGGYYPDGEDALVLVVDLAEWAGGDTE, encoded by the coding sequence GTGAGCGTCGCCGACGTGACGATCCGACAGGCCGAGCGCGCGGACCTCCTCGCGGTGGTCCGGATCGAGCGCGCCTGCTTCGCGGACCCGTGGCCGCACGACGCCTTCGAGCGGCTGCTCGGCGAGCCGGCGTTCCTCGTGGCGGAGCGGGCGGGCGCGGTCGTGGGGTTCGTCGTCGCCGACCGGACGCCGAATCACGGCCGCGACATCGGCCACGTCAAGGACCTCGCCGTCCACCCCGACGCCCGCGGCGAGGGGACCGGTCGGGCCCTCCTCCGGTCGGCGCTGGCCCGGCTCCGCGCGACCGGCGTGGCGGTCGCCCGGCTGGAGGTGCGCGAGGGGAACGACCCCGCCCGGTCGCTGTACGCCGACGAGGGGTTCGACCCGATCCGGCGTGTCGGTGGCTATTACCCCGACGGCGAGGACGCGCTCGTCCTCGTCGTCGACCTCGCGGAGTGGGCCGGAGGCGACACCGAGTGA
- the pepF gene encoding oligoendopeptidase F, producing the protein MSSVPERSEIDAEYKWDLEGIYADDEAWETARETVADRIDELRDYEGRATEDAATLLELLELREEIFRELQQVTTYARLRSAEDTRNQEYQAMSARASSLGSEASSAISYLEPELQSLTEEDVAAFVDEEPALAEYDHYFDDVLRKKPHTRSSEVEEVLADLSEVTDAPSEIYSMLTNADMTYGVVEDPDGEAVEITQANFTKLQTNPDREFRERVHETFYDEWADVRNTVGTSLEKAVREHVASAEIRDYDSARAAALDGSNVPVEVYDTLVDTVDDNLDVLHRHADLKAEALGVDQLQSHDLYMSLTGDQGPDVEYEQAREWVIEAVAPLGDAYQERMAEGLDSRWVDVYENRGKRSGAFSSGTYDTQPYIMMNYQDDIASMYTLAHELGHSMHSELAGDAQPWHDASYEIFVAEIASTVNETLLTHHLLDTVEDDELRTHVLDEYLERFRSTLFRQTMFAAFEQRIHERVEAGDALTPDALDEIYADLKGDYYAPAELTGGIEREWQRIPHFYYDFYVYQYATGISAAAAIVERVLDEGESAAADYREMLKAGGSDYPLAVVKLAGIDMASPDPIESAVGVYDEYLDEVAALLDLE; encoded by the coding sequence ATGAGTTCGGTTCCCGAGCGGTCCGAGATCGACGCCGAGTACAAGTGGGACTTGGAGGGCATCTACGCCGACGACGAGGCGTGGGAGACGGCCCGCGAGACCGTCGCCGACCGGATCGACGAGCTCCGCGACTACGAGGGGCGCGCGACCGAGGACGCCGCGACCCTGCTCGAACTGCTCGAACTGCGCGAGGAGATCTTCCGCGAGCTCCAGCAGGTGACCACCTACGCCCGACTCCGCAGCGCCGAGGATACGCGGAATCAGGAGTATCAGGCGATGTCCGCGCGGGCGTCGTCGCTCGGCTCCGAGGCGTCGAGCGCGATCTCCTACCTCGAACCGGAGCTGCAGTCGCTGACGGAAGAGGACGTTGCGGCGTTCGTCGACGAGGAGCCGGCCCTCGCCGAGTACGACCACTACTTCGACGACGTGTTGCGAAAGAAGCCGCACACGCGGTCGAGCGAGGTCGAGGAGGTGCTCGCGGACCTGTCGGAGGTCACCGACGCGCCGAGCGAGATCTACTCGATGCTGACGAACGCCGACATGACCTACGGCGTCGTCGAGGACCCCGACGGCGAGGCGGTCGAGATCACGCAGGCGAACTTCACGAAGCTCCAGACGAACCCGGACCGCGAGTTCCGCGAGCGCGTCCACGAGACGTTCTACGACGAGTGGGCCGACGTCCGTAACACGGTCGGCACCTCGCTCGAAAAGGCCGTCCGCGAACACGTCGCGAGCGCCGAGATCCGCGACTACGACTCCGCGCGCGCCGCCGCGCTCGACGGCTCGAACGTCCCCGTCGAGGTGTACGACACCCTCGTCGACACCGTCGACGACAACCTCGACGTGCTCCACCGGCACGCCGACCTGAAGGCCGAGGCGCTCGGCGTCGATCAGTTACAGAGCCACGACCTCTACATGTCGCTGACGGGCGATCAGGGTCCCGACGTGGAGTACGAGCAGGCCCGCGAGTGGGTGATCGAGGCGGTCGCGCCGCTCGGCGACGCGTACCAGGAGCGCATGGCCGAGGGCCTCGACTCGCGGTGGGTCGACGTGTACGAGAACCGCGGGAAGCGCTCTGGCGCGTTCTCTTCGGGGACCTACGACACCCAGCCGTACATCATGATGAACTACCAGGACGACATCGCCTCGATGTACACCTTGGCCCACGAACTGGGTCACTCGATGCACTCGGAGCTGGCGGGCGACGCGCAGCCGTGGCACGACGCGAGCTACGAGATCTTCGTCGCGGAGATCGCCTCCACCGTCAACGAGACGCTGCTCACCCACCACCTGCTCGACACCGTCGAGGACGACGAGCTTCGGACCCACGTCCTCGACGAGTACCTCGAACGCTTCCGCTCGACGCTGTTCCGCCAGACGATGTTCGCGGCGTTCGAACAGCGGATCCACGAGCGCGTGGAGGCCGGCGACGCGCTCACGCCCGACGCCCTCGACGAGATCTACGCCGACCTGAAGGGCGACTACTACGCGCCGGCCGAGCTGACGGGCGGCATCGAGCGCGAGTGGCAGCGCATCCCGCACTTCTACTACGACTTCTACGTCTACCAGTACGCGACCGGCATCTCCGCCGCGGCCGCCATCGTCGAGCGCGTCTTGGACGAGGGCGAGTCCGCGGCCGCCGACTACCGCGAGATGCTGAAGGCCGGCGGCTCCGACTACCCGCTGGCGGTCGTCAAACTCGCCGGCATCGACATGGCCTCCCCGGACCCGATCGAGTCCGCGGTTGGGGTCTACGACGAGTACCTCGACGAAGTCGCGGCTCTGCTCGACCTGGAGTAA
- a CDS encoding efflux RND transporter permease subunit — translation MDPVTRLFGAVTDRVIERPRRVVIACLVVTALFAPGMALLEADAGSEQFTDGIEEADALDRVNERFEPAFGGDDTTTQLIQRDANVLDRRGLLDMLATAERLSDRDGQRVTDVSAPAMDVAAEIDADADTPAEARDAIERASDGEIDDAVAAAAEDPGFATLLSDDFNRESGTASAALGVVSHSFPESADTQALQREARTIAEESPGDVTAFGSGIVDNEFERVIFDSLGIVVPAALAVILGLLAYAYRDPFDFVLGGVALLMTVVWTFGFTGYAGIAFSEVLIAVPVLLLAIGIDFGIHTVNRYREDRAAGAPPETAMRGALGQLVVAYSIIAGTTIIGFLANLTSSLPPLREFGLVAGLGICFTLVIFVGFLPAAKLLVDRWRAERDLPEFGSRPLGSEESALGRLLPRLSAMSRPAPAVFLAVVLLLTAGAAGYGAGVDTTFEDDDFLPPSEQPAYVDYLPGPLQPGEYSATETIDFLSENFATSEDDTVTIYVERRMTSDSALRSLARAERDPPDTFVAVDGRASVDSVQSAIDAYAAEDPEFEALVEASALDGGRPNRNLDRIYAELRDSPYDDFTGEYLADDSRSTRIVYAVESDATDAEITADARRVADRYRGDATATGQIVVFQAVADTIFDSAIVSLAAALGLSAVFLVVLFWLLLGSPTLGLVTLVPVTVSVATLTATMRLGGIPFNAITATILSISIGLGVDYTVHVAHRFHDEYEGGGDVDRAVVTTLRGTGGALTGTWATTALGTGVLVLAITPILGQFGLLTAASITLAYLASLTVLPPALLVWVAVVERRPGLLFVGRLLDAAGASEVDGDRGSTERPRTDGGTDAAVDPEADAFEWQTDPEPPGDDPSQKR, via the coding sequence ATGGACCCCGTCACCCGGCTCTTCGGCGCGGTCACCGACCGGGTCATCGAGCGGCCGCGCCGGGTCGTGATCGCCTGTCTCGTCGTGACCGCCCTGTTCGCGCCCGGCATGGCGCTCCTAGAGGCGGACGCCGGGAGCGAGCAGTTCACCGACGGCATCGAAGAGGCGGACGCGCTCGACCGCGTGAACGAGCGGTTCGAACCGGCGTTCGGCGGCGACGACACGACGACGCAGCTGATCCAGCGCGACGCCAACGTACTCGACCGCCGCGGGCTCCTCGACATGCTGGCGACCGCCGAGCGGCTCTCCGACCGCGACGGCCAGCGGGTGACGGACGTCTCCGCGCCCGCGATGGACGTGGCGGCGGAGATCGACGCGGACGCCGACACCCCGGCGGAGGCCCGCGACGCGATCGAGCGGGCCAGCGACGGCGAGATCGACGACGCGGTCGCCGCCGCGGCCGAGGACCCCGGGTTCGCGACGCTGCTCTCCGACGACTTCAACCGCGAGTCCGGGACCGCCTCCGCGGCGCTCGGCGTCGTCTCCCACTCGTTCCCCGAGTCGGCCGACACGCAGGCGCTCCAGCGGGAGGCCCGGACGATCGCCGAGGAGTCCCCCGGCGACGTCACCGCGTTCGGGAGCGGCATCGTCGACAACGAGTTCGAGCGCGTCATCTTCGACTCGCTCGGCATCGTGGTACCCGCCGCGCTCGCCGTGATCCTCGGGCTGCTGGCGTACGCCTACCGCGACCCCTTCGACTTCGTGCTCGGCGGAGTCGCGCTGCTGATGACGGTCGTGTGGACCTTCGGCTTCACCGGGTACGCGGGGATCGCCTTCTCGGAGGTGCTGATCGCGGTGCCGGTCCTCCTGCTCGCGATCGGGATCGACTTCGGGATCCACACGGTGAACCGCTACCGCGAGGACCGCGCCGCGGGCGCGCCGCCGGAGACGGCGATGCGCGGGGCCCTGGGACAGCTCGTGGTGGCGTACTCGATCATCGCCGGGACGACGATCATCGGGTTCCTCGCGAACCTCACGAGCTCGCTCCCCCCGCTCCGGGAGTTCGGCCTCGTCGCCGGACTGGGGATCTGTTTCACCCTCGTCATCTTCGTCGGCTTCCTCCCGGCGGCCAAGCTGCTCGTCGACCGCTGGCGCGCCGAGCGCGACCTCCCCGAGTTCGGCTCGCGTCCCCTCGGCTCCGAGGAGTCCGCGCTCGGCCGGCTGCTCCCGCGGCTGTCCGCGATGTCCCGCCCCGCGCCCGCCGTCTTCCTCGCGGTCGTCCTGCTCCTCACCGCCGGTGCCGCGGGCTACGGCGCGGGCGTCGACACCACCTTCGAGGACGACGACTTCCTGCCGCCGAGCGAGCAGCCGGCGTACGTCGACTACCTCCCCGGCCCGCTTCAGCCCGGCGAGTACTCCGCGACGGAGACGATCGACTTCCTCTCCGAGAACTTTGCCACGAGCGAGGACGACACCGTCACGATATACGTCGAGCGGCGCATGACCAGCGACAGCGCCCTCCGCAGCCTCGCGCGGGCCGAGCGCGACCCGCCCGACACGTTCGTCGCGGTCGACGGCCGCGCCAGCGTCGACAGCGTTCAGAGCGCGATCGACGCCTACGCCGCCGAGGACCCCGAGTTCGAGGCGCTGGTCGAGGCGTCCGCGCTCGACGGCGGCCGGCCGAACCGGAACCTCGACCGGATCTACGCCGAGCTCCGCGACTCGCCGTACGACGACTTCACCGGCGAGTACCTCGCGGACGACAGCCGGTCGACGCGGATCGTGTACGCCGTCGAGTCGGACGCCACCGACGCCGAGATCACGGCCGACGCCCGGCGGGTGGCCGACCGCTACCGCGGGGACGCGACCGCGACCGGCCAGATCGTCGTGTTCCAGGCGGTCGCCGACACGATCTTCGACTCCGCGATCGTCTCGCTGGCGGCCGCGCTCGGCCTCTCCGCCGTCTTCCTCGTCGTCCTGTTCTGGCTGCTGCTCGGTAGCCCGACGCTCGGGCTCGTCACGCTCGTCCCCGTCACGGTCTCCGTCGCGACGCTCACCGCCACGATGCGGCTCGGCGGCATCCCGTTCAACGCGATCACCGCGACGATCCTCTCGATCTCGATCGGACTCGGGGTCGACTACACCGTCCACGTCGCCCACCGGTTCCACGACGAGTACGAGGGCGGCGGCGACGTGGACCGCGCGGTCGTCACCACCCTCCGCGGGACGGGCGGCGCGCTCACCGGCACGTGGGCGACGACCGCGCTCGGCACGGGGGTCCTCGTGCTGGCCATCACCCCGATCCTCGGCCAGTTCGGGCTGCTCACGGCCGCCAGCATCACCCTCGCGTACCTCGCGTCGCTCACCGTCCTCCCCCCGGCGCTCCTCGTCTGGGTCGCCGTCGTCGAGCGCCGCCCCGGACTGCTGTTCGTCGGCCGCCTGCTCGACGCCGCCGGCGCGAGCGAGGTCGACGGCGACCGCGGCTCGACCGAGCGGCCGCGGACCGACGGCGGGACGGACGCGGCGGTCGATCCCGAGGCCGACGCCTTCGAGTGGCAGACCGACCCCGAGCCGCCCGGGGACGACCCGAGTCAGAAGCGTTAA
- a CDS encoding IS200/IS605 family transposon protein TnpB, which translates to MSVVVKRTNTFAVRPLSTEDEQLLRDLLDASASLWNELTYERRQNFFDGESVWDTADYRKRYVGVLGSATAQQVIRKNSEAWRSFFAAQEDGEDTGTPGYWGNEDNGRELRTYIRNDQYTLETGERSRLEIPVGRDLKNEYGLGDHERLRLEVAGDPKWEGKQGRLELCYDEMDNTFRAFQPVTVPDSRQDSPLAEESAALDVGANNLVACTATTGQQYLYEGRDLFARFRETTEEIARLKSKLREGRYSSRRIRRLYRKRTRRRDHAQDALARDLMRQLYDEGVATVYVGDLTDVLSEHWSAEVNEKTHLFWAYRSFIHRLATTAEEYGITVEVESEAYTTAECPVCGERETTSRAGDVFRCLCGYEGHADLDASRTFLERQAGKNIEAGSMARPVRLKWDDHNWSEIPHSLERESPNEERTNRSTGDGKLASVDTA; encoded by the coding sequence ATGTCTGTTGTCGTGAAGCGAACCAACACGTTCGCGGTGCGCCCGCTCTCCACAGAGGACGAGCAACTGCTCCGCGACTTGCTGGACGCCTCCGCCAGCTTGTGGAACGAACTTACCTACGAACGTCGTCAGAACTTCTTCGACGGCGAATCGGTGTGGGACACCGCCGACTATCGCAAGCGGTACGTCGGCGTCCTCGGCTCCGCCACCGCCCAGCAAGTCATCCGCAAGAACAGCGAGGCGTGGCGGTCGTTCTTCGCCGCTCAAGAGGACGGCGAAGACACCGGCACGCCGGGCTACTGGGGCAACGAGGACAACGGCAGGGAGTTGCGGACGTACATCCGCAACGACCAGTACACGCTGGAAACCGGCGAGCGGAGCCGACTCGAAATCCCTGTCGGCCGAGACCTCAAAAACGAGTACGGACTTGGCGACCATGAGCGCCTGCGCCTCGAAGTTGCTGGCGACCCCAAATGGGAGGGCAAACAAGGGCGGTTGGAGCTGTGCTACGACGAGATGGACAACACGTTCAGGGCCTTTCAGCCTGTCACCGTTCCCGATTCTCGACAGGATTCACCATTAGCCGAGGAATCGGCTGCCTTGGACGTAGGCGCGAACAACCTCGTCGCCTGTACGGCCACGACCGGCCAGCAGTATCTCTACGAGGGGCGCGACCTGTTCGCCCGCTTCCGCGAAACCACCGAGGAGATCGCCCGGCTGAAGTCCAAACTCCGTGAAGGTCGGTACAGCAGTCGCCGTATTCGACGCCTCTATCGAAAGCGGACACGACGACGCGACCACGCACAGGACGCACTCGCCCGCGACCTGATGAGACAGCTGTACGACGAAGGCGTGGCAACCGTGTACGTGGGCGACCTCACCGATGTACTGTCGGAACATTGGTCGGCAGAGGTGAACGAGAAAACCCACCTGTTCTGGGCGTATCGCTCGTTTATCCACCGGCTTGCCACGACCGCCGAGGAGTACGGCATCACGGTCGAAGTCGAGTCGGAAGCGTACACGACGGCGGAGTGTCCGGTGTGTGGCGAGCGAGAGACCACAAGCCGAGCCGGCGACGTGTTTAGGTGTTTGTGTGGCTACGAAGGCCACGCCGACCTCGACGCTTCACGGACGTTCCTCGAACGACAGGCTGGCAAAAACATCGAAGCAGGGTCGATGGCACGGCCCGTGCGCCTCAAGTGGGACGACCACAACTGGTCGGAGATACCACACTCTCTCGAGAGGGAAAGTCCCAACGAGGAGCGCACAAACCGGAGTACCGGCGACGGGAAACTTGCCTCCGTGGATACGGCATAG
- a CDS encoding restriction endonuclease yields MRASTAKEELLDKGLQIDHEQFEQLCKMVIERAEPTRELELTPFRGDGGIDIHAVIDRELFHARLGVQAKQALLKSSESDISELGSGPYREFI; encoded by the coding sequence ATGAGAGCATCGACGGCGAAAGAGGAACTGCTTGATAAGGGTTTACAGATCGACCATGAGCAGTTTGAACAGCTCTGTAAAATGGTGATCGAGCGTGCAGAGCCGACTCGTGAACTCGAATTAACGCCGTTCCGTGGCGATGGTGGAATCGATATTCACGCTGTCATCGATCGAGAACTGTTCCACGCGCGGCTCGGCGTACAAGCAAAACAGGCTTTGTTGAAATCCTCAGAAAGTGATATATCTGAGCTAGGTTCTGGTCCGTACAGGGAGTTTATTTAG
- a CDS encoding TrmB family transcriptional regulator encodes MESLRDLGLSSYEDRAYRGLLSLGTGTAAAVAEESGVPKGRVYDALGGLESRGLVRVQTDREPKRYAPVEPAVAVDRLVETKRRELRQRIETYESGKSELIDRLADAETTDDEFWTAAVGADDSLDLLFERIDAAEESIVVVATDVSAQFDVDREGPELLDRLLGAIRSGVDVSVLLSPDVFDDARAAVDADRATLTIAQGPFELRITEDAYGNFYLIDGEEVCLEVADPLAPDRLFGMLDLRDRGFAARVRDGFEAAWADGTVVDDV; translated from the coding sequence ATGGAGTCGCTTCGCGACCTGGGGCTGTCGAGCTACGAGGACCGGGCGTACCGCGGGCTGCTCTCGCTCGGCACCGGGACCGCCGCCGCCGTCGCCGAGGAGAGCGGGGTCCCGAAGGGCCGGGTGTACGACGCGCTCGGCGGGCTGGAGTCGCGCGGGCTGGTCCGGGTCCAGACCGACCGCGAGCCGAAGCGGTACGCGCCCGTCGAGCCGGCGGTCGCCGTCGACCGGCTGGTCGAGACGAAACGGCGGGAGCTGCGACAGCGGATCGAGACGTACGAGTCCGGGAAGTCGGAGCTGATAGACCGGCTGGCCGACGCCGAGACGACGGACGACGAGTTCTGGACCGCCGCGGTCGGGGCGGACGACTCCCTCGACCTGCTCTTCGAGCGGATCGACGCCGCCGAGGAGTCGATCGTGGTCGTCGCCACCGACGTGTCGGCGCAGTTCGACGTCGACCGCGAGGGCCCGGAGCTGCTCGACCGGCTCCTCGGGGCGATCCGGAGCGGCGTCGACGTCTCCGTGCTGCTCTCGCCGGACGTGTTCGACGACGCGCGCGCCGCGGTAGACGCGGACCGGGCGACGCTGACGATCGCGCAGGGGCCGTTCGAACTCCGGATCACGGAGGACGCGTACGGGAACTTCTACCTCATCGACGGCGAGGAGGTGTGTCTGGAGGTGGCCGACCCGCTCGCGCCCGACCGGCTGTTCGGCATGCTCGACCTGCGCGACCGCGGGTTCGCGGCCCGCGTCCGCGACGGCTTCGAGGCCGCGTGGGCGGACGGGACCGTCGTCGACGACGTGTGA
- a CDS encoding PAS domain-containing sensor histidine kinase, protein MTLRPSDTSTPGRGGDGGEVPDADDRTAADAPADARDRSVSPAERAGTDEPPSASAGSGRASGEGDAGTTSAGGPSRPREADRFLLAVAVDGEVLFAGPSVPDVVGVERDALVGSDLLERVHPSDRDPVAEALSAVAATRTVTHRIRRASGGYAWVESVVDEELAEEFGGRVVTVRRVDVDRTFPERYRAFLEYGSDLVTVVDGDGVVVYESPSVEEVLGYEQGSTVGRSPLGYVHPDDRERVTERFYRALNEPEAAPTLEYRYRTADGNWVWLESRTRSLPADSPVGELLVNSRDVSERKARERRLSDRNERLDRFASIVSHDLRNPLSVIRGSIEMARLRGETDPLERGERAVDRIDQLVSELLTLARQGTGMDEPTEFGLASVAHEAWETAAEGDDDAELAVARDARVYGDRGRVRQALENLFRNATEHAKPDATERAKPDATEPTEAVADTDEADAADGDDEALTVLVTATDGGFLVADDGTGVDPDDRESVFDSGFTTRADGTGYGLDIVREVVESHGWEVTLRRDSEGHIGLPDGRRLRPPAGACFEVRAPGPADADPDEPWIDG, encoded by the coding sequence GTGACGCTTCGCCCATCCGACACGTCGACGCCCGGCCGCGGCGGCGACGGGGGAGAGGTCCCCGACGCGGACGACCGAACCGCGGCCGACGCGCCCGCCGACGCCCGAGATCGGTCCGTCTCTCCGGCGGAACGCGCCGGGACCGACGAGCCCCCGAGCGCCTCCGCCGGTTCCGGCCGGGCGTCGGGAGAGGGAGACGCCGGCACGACGTCCGCGGGCGGCCCGTCGCGCCCCCGCGAGGCCGACCGCTTCCTCCTCGCCGTCGCCGTGGACGGCGAGGTGCTGTTCGCCGGGCCGTCGGTGCCGGACGTCGTCGGCGTTGAGCGCGACGCGCTCGTCGGGAGCGACCTCCTCGAACGCGTCCACCCGAGCGACCGCGATCCGGTCGCGGAGGCGCTGTCGGCGGTCGCCGCGACGCGGACCGTCACCCATCGCATCCGGCGCGCGAGCGGCGGGTACGCCTGGGTCGAGTCCGTCGTCGACGAGGAGCTGGCCGAGGAGTTCGGCGGGCGGGTCGTCACCGTCCGGCGCGTCGACGTCGACCGCACCTTCCCGGAGCGCTACCGCGCCTTCCTGGAGTACGGGAGCGACCTCGTCACCGTCGTCGACGGGGACGGGGTCGTCGTCTACGAGAGCCCGTCCGTCGAGGAGGTCCTCGGCTACGAGCAGGGGTCGACCGTCGGGCGGTCGCCGCTCGGGTACGTCCACCCGGACGACCGCGAGCGGGTGACCGAGCGCTTCTACCGCGCGCTCAACGAGCCGGAGGCGGCACCGACCCTGGAGTACCGCTACCGCACCGCCGACGGCAACTGGGTGTGGCTGGAGTCGCGGACGCGGTCGCTGCCGGCCGACAGCCCCGTCGGCGAACTGCTCGTCAACTCCCGCGACGTGAGCGAGCGGAAGGCCCGCGAGCGGCGGCTCTCCGACCGGAACGAGCGACTCGACCGCTTCGCGAGCATCGTCTCGCACGACCTGCGGAACCCGCTGTCCGTGATCCGCGGCTCCATCGAGATGGCGCGGCTGCGCGGCGAGACGGACCCACTCGAACGCGGCGAGCGGGCGGTCGACCGGATCGACCAGCTCGTCTCCGAGCTGCTCACCCTCGCGCGACAGGGGACGGGGATGGACGAGCCGACCGAGTTCGGGCTGGCGAGCGTCGCGCACGAGGCCTGGGAGACCGCCGCCGAGGGCGACGACGACGCGGAGCTGGCCGTCGCCCGCGACGCCCGGGTGTACGGCGACCGCGGCCGGGTGCGGCAGGCCCTGGAGAACTTGTTCCGCAACGCGACCGAACACGCGAAGCCGGACGCGACCGAACGAGCAAAGCCGGACGCGACCGAGCCGACGGAAGCCGTGGCCGACACCGACGAAGCCGACGCCGCCGACGGCGACGACGAAGCGCTCACCGTCCTCGTGACCGCGACCGACGGGGGGTTCCTCGTCGCCGACGACGGGACCGGCGTCGACCCCGACGACCGGGAGTCCGTGTTCGACTCGGGGTTCACCACGCGGGCGGACGGGACGGGGTACGGGCTGGACATCGTCCGCGAGGTCGTCGAGTCCCACGGCTGGGAGGTGACGCTCCGCCGCGACTCCGAGGGCCACATCGGCCTCCCCGACGGACGGCGGCTCCGCCCGCCGGCGGGCGCGTGCTTCGAGGTGCGCGCTCCCGGACCGGCCGACGCCGACCCGGACGAGCCGTGGATCGACGGGTAG
- a CDS encoding COG1361 S-layer family protein, translated as MSRIRTAAVLLLVASLLATGTAVAQQANDTVRGDPDIEAFAPETAFVPGEESTLQVSLNNRGDISAQGADNLESEVVTAHETTARIRTGSETDRAVPFDVRTGEQTVGDVGRGVTGPIEFTVVPDEDAEPGVYRVPIELEYRNVESAEVDDGSTVRDEEIVTETVTVAVEITDRAQFAVVDVDGVVQAGDNGLVDVTLRNVRNESAREASVAANPIDPDLSFATDAGTTETYVGAWEPGENRTFTYRFAAAGEATARASTLEFEVDYRDAERANAAARTVRTGVTPLSQQAFSAEGLNSTLRVGEDGSFTVEVRNRGPRDIENAVVVFSNEAPAPDGVGQETVQSDPNIVPRSTRDTVGDLAVGETTTATFDAGLRTDANPGERTVNVAVRYRGLGSDEGVSASPGENGSVSLVSTGSAGDVVVSDTLDVVVDVAPEADVFSVSPAEPNATRPSTVTPGSTVRYDAVVRNTGPEPITDVQAKLFVDSPLASSDDEAFVTSLDPGEARTVTFEVEVEAGATPKTYSAAVDFRYDDADGDEQLSDTYRLPVEVVEDDESGALSSPLGIVALLGVVAVGGALVWRRGRVSRALSDLRGRLRSR; from the coding sequence ATGAGTCGAATCCGGACGGCCGCCGTCCTCCTTCTGGTCGCGTCGCTGCTCGCGACCGGGACGGCGGTCGCGCAGCAGGCCAACGACACGGTGCGCGGCGACCCCGATATCGAGGCGTTCGCGCCGGAGACCGCGTTCGTCCCCGGCGAGGAGTCCACGCTTCAGGTGAGCCTGAACAACCGCGGCGACATCTCCGCGCAGGGGGCCGACAACCTCGAAAGCGAGGTGGTGACCGCCCACGAGACGACGGCGCGGATCCGCACCGGCTCCGAGACGGACCGCGCGGTCCCGTTCGACGTGCGGACCGGCGAGCAGACGGTCGGCGACGTCGGCCGCGGCGTCACCGGGCCGATCGAGTTCACCGTCGTCCCCGACGAGGACGCCGAGCCGGGCGTCTACCGCGTCCCGATCGAACTGGAGTACCGGAACGTCGAGAGCGCGGAGGTCGACGACGGCTCGACGGTCCGCGACGAGGAGATCGTCACCGAGACCGTCACCGTCGCCGTCGAGATCACCGACCGCGCGCAGTTCGCCGTCGTCGACGTCGACGGGGTCGTCCAGGCGGGTGACAACGGACTCGTCGACGTGACGCTGCGGAACGTGCGCAACGAGAGCGCCCGCGAGGCCTCCGTCGCCGCGAACCCGATCGACCCGGACCTCTCCTTCGCCACCGACGCGGGCACGACCGAGACGTACGTCGGCGCGTGGGAACCGGGCGAGAATCGCACGTTCACCTACCGGTTCGCCGCCGCGGGCGAGGCGACCGCGCGGGCGTCGACGCTGGAGTTCGAGGTCGACTACCGCGACGCCGAGCGCGCGAACGCGGCCGCCCGGACGGTCAGGACGGGCGTGACGCCGCTCTCCCAGCAAGCGTTCTCCGCGGAGGGGCTGAACAGCACGCTGCGGGTCGGCGAGGACGGCTCGTTCACCGTCGAGGTCCGCAACCGCGGCCCTCGGGACATCGAGAACGCGGTCGTCGTGTTCAGCAACGAGGCGCCCGCTCCCGACGGCGTCGGGCAGGAGACGGTCCAGTCGGACCCGAACATCGTCCCGCGCTCGACGCGGGACACGGTCGGTGACCTCGCGGTCGGCGAGACGACCACCGCCACGTTCGACGCCGGCCTCCGCACCGACGCGAACCCCGGCGAGCGGACGGTCAACGTGGCGGTCCGCTACCGCGGGCTCGGAAGCGACGAGGGCGTGAGCGCGAGTCCGGGCGAGAACGGCTCGGTCTCGCTCGTCTCGACGGGGTCGGCCGGCGACGTCGTCGTCTCCGACACGCTCGACGTCGTCGTCGACGTCGCCCCCGAGGCGGACGTGTTCTCGGTGTCGCCGGCGGAGCCGAACGCGACCCGGCCGTCGACGGTCACGCCGGGGTCGACGGTCCGGTACGACGCGGTCGTCCGCAACACCGGCCCCGAACCGATCACGGACGTACAGGCGAAGCTGTTCGTCGACTCGCCGCTCGCCTCCTCGGACGACGAGGCGTTCGTCACCTCGCTCGACCCGGGCGAGGCGCGGACAGTCACCTTCGAGGTCGAGGTCGAGGCCGGCGCGACGCCGAAGACGTACTCGGCCGCGGTCGACTTCCGCTACGACGACGCGGACGGCGACGAACAGCTCTCGGACACCTACCGGCTCCCGGTCGAGGTGGTCGAAGACGACGAGAGCGGGGCGCTCTCCTCGCCGCTCGGGATCGTCGCCCTGCTCGGCGTCGTCGCGGTCGGCGGTGCCCTGGTCTGGCGGCGCGGCCGGGTGAGCCGGGCGCTCTCCGACCTCCGCGGTCGGCTCCGCTCGCGATAG